A region of Oncorhynchus masou masou isolate Uvic2021 chromosome 29, UVic_Omas_1.1, whole genome shotgun sequence DNA encodes the following proteins:
- the LOC135521085 gene encoding neurexophilin-2-like, whose product MRTPRSLLVIFLLHQVWCRKVQLQFPETELIEWEQGDHEEKFSPSGAGASPRVLNPLRLFARGVPGAVGPPSLKHNPIRDMTYLDNMEDFWDWLSNQTDVQASQVRAKRRPIVKTGKFKKMFGWGDFHSNIKTVKLNLLITGKIVDHGNGTFSVYFRHNSTGLGNVSVSLVPPSKVVEFEIAQQSTLETKDSKAFNCRIEYEKTDRNKKTALCSFDSSKVCYQEQTQSHVSWLCSKPFKVICIYIAFYSVDYKLVQKVCPDYNYHSDTPYSSTG is encoded by the coding sequence GTGTGGTGCAGGAAGGTCCAGCTGCAGTTCCCAGAGACAGAGCTGATAGAGTGGGAGCAGGGGGACCATGAGGAGAAGTTCTCCCCCAGTGGAGCCGGTGCCAGTCCCAGAGTCCTCAACCCCCTGAGGCTGTTCGCTAGGGGGGTTCCTGGAGCTGTCGGGCCCCCCAGCCTTAAACATAACCCCATCAGGGACATGACATACCTAGACAACATGGAGGACTTCTGGGATTGGTTATCCAACCAGACAGATGTTCAGGCCAGCCAGGTCAGAGCCAAGCGACGACCCATCGTCAAGACAGGCAAGTTCAAGAAGATGTTTGGCTGGGGAGACTTCCACTCCAACATTAAGACTGTCAAGCTTAACCTGCTGATCACCGGGAAGATCGTGGACCACGGTAACGGAACGTTCAGTGTCTACTTCCGCCATAACTCCACCGGCCTGGGGAACGTGTCGGTGAGTCTGGTGCCGCCGTCTAAAGTGGTGGAGTTTGAGATAGCTCAGCAGTCCACACTGGAGACAAAAGACTCTAAAGCTTTCAACTGTCGTATCGAGTATGAGAAGACGGACCGCAACAAGAAGACGGCTCTGTGCAGCTTCGACTCCTCCAAGGTGTGTTACCAGGAACAGACACAGAGCCACGTCTCCTGGCTCTGCTCTAAGCCCTTTAAAGTCATCTGCATCTACATCGCCTTCTACAGTGTGGACTACAAACTGGTGCAGAAAGTCTGCCCGGACTACAACTACCATAGTGACACACCCTACTCCTCCACTGGCTGA